The Gemmatimonas sp. UBA7669 genome includes a window with the following:
- a CDS encoding DUF3299 domain-containing protein, with translation MPIPRAVRRGLQWTTLAAIALMWSLRPSGAPATFAASGRAAAFAASGPVATHDALIADDVITIDWRLLRGLDFRKGTRSDTLRWLDGRRVRLPGFIVPLEDFQERAKEFLLVPYFGACVHLPPPPPNQMVYATLRSELPMATFYPVWIEGTLRITNYKSPYGVAGFRMQVTRMTPYEDKQP, from the coding sequence ATGCCAATCCCCCGAGCCGTGCGGCGCGGACTGCAGTGGACGACCCTGGCCGCCATCGCCCTCATGTGGAGCCTGCGCCCCAGCGGCGCCCCGGCGACCTTTGCCGCAAGTGGACGGGCTGCGGCGTTCGCGGCGAGCGGTCCCGTGGCCACGCATGACGCGCTCATAGCGGATGACGTGATCACAATCGACTGGCGGCTTCTGCGCGGTCTCGATTTTCGCAAAGGCACCAGGAGTGACACGCTGCGTTGGCTCGATGGTCGGCGCGTGCGCCTGCCGGGATTCATCGTGCCACTCGAGGACTTCCAGGAGCGCGCCAAGGAATTTCTGCTCGTGCCGTACTTCGGGGCCTGTGTGCACCTGCCGCCACCGCCGCCCAACCAGATGGTGTACGCCACGCTGCGCAGCGAGTTGCCCATGGCCACGTTCTACCCAGTGTGGATCGAGGGCACGTTGCGCATCACGAACTACAAATCACCCTATGGCGTCGCGGGGTTTCGCATGCAGGTCACCCGAATGACACCCTACGAGGACAAACAACCATGA
- a CDS encoding ZrgA family zinc uptake protein produces MNVRRTLLTSGITMLMLHVTPGPLLAQHVHGAATLDIGIEGKAGQATLRASGEDVYGFERAPRTPAERAKQEAALKLLREQGATLIRFQPALGCSVTTERAQVVSSRGGHDEVEARYRIACRQAPAGKPMTFGVSQAFRGIETLTVQLVSDTAQTSRKIVRDRGTVTP; encoded by the coding sequence ATGAACGTTCGTCGCACGTTGCTTACCTCTGGCATCACCATGCTGATGCTGCACGTCACGCCCGGCCCGCTGCTGGCGCAGCATGTGCATGGCGCGGCCACACTCGATATCGGCATCGAGGGCAAAGCGGGACAGGCCACCCTGCGCGCCAGCGGCGAAGACGTGTATGGCTTCGAGCGGGCGCCGCGCACACCGGCCGAGCGCGCGAAGCAGGAGGCCGCGCTCAAGTTGCTGCGCGAGCAGGGGGCCACACTCATTCGCTTTCAGCCGGCGCTTGGCTGCAGCGTGACTACGGAAAGGGCGCAGGTCGTCTCGTCGAGAGGTGGACACGACGAGGTGGAAGCTCGATATCGCATCGCCTGTCGTCAGGCACCGGCGGGCAAACCGATGACGTTCGGCGTGAGCCAGGCCTTTCGCGGCATCGAAACGCTCACGGTGCAGCTGGTGTCGGACACGGCGCAGACGTCGCGCAAGATCGTGAGGGACCGAGGGACCGTCACACCGTGA